From a region of the Aeoliella mucimassa genome:
- a CDS encoding redoxin domain-containing protein — translation MRTPTFLTLLVAVALMQSAAFGQEAAEETTQEPEKMTVGSVAPPIDIEHWISTGNGKFEPINEFEPGNVYIVEFWATWCGPCVASMPHLVETQEKYADKGVTIISVSDEPLDTVTTFLEREVRSAEPEAQVQTYGELTSAYCLTTDPDSSVKKDYFLAAGQRGIPCAFIVGKDGHIEWFGHPMAMDKTLELVVTDQWDREAEQAAGEKIEAITQAASQAAQTGDYAKFDELLAELKGMDLPPGAAESVPGQIEMLSRIEMISKCTNAPAEVVAMLKDKGADMETRDLGIMASSIARNKDIDAELFTTLTGLLADRLEAGQDALALSNLLATMHAAQGDWDKAIEFQEKAVEAAGSAGQANSAQLKRIMESTLQRYQEEKAKEEATTDET, via the coding sequence ATGCGTACACCCACCTTCCTAACGCTGCTCGTTGCGGTTGCCCTGATGCAATCCGCCGCCTTCGGTCAAGAAGCCGCCGAAGAAACCACTCAAGAACCTGAAAAGATGACCGTTGGCTCGGTAGCTCCTCCGATTGATATCGAGCATTGGATTAGCACCGGCAATGGCAAGTTCGAACCGATCAACGAATTTGAACCTGGCAATGTTTACATTGTTGAGTTCTGGGCCACTTGGTGCGGTCCTTGCGTTGCTAGCATGCCTCACTTGGTGGAGACTCAAGAGAAGTACGCCGACAAAGGCGTGACCATCATCAGCGTCAGCGACGAACCACTCGACACGGTTACCACCTTCCTGGAACGCGAAGTTCGCTCGGCCGAACCCGAAGCTCAGGTGCAAACCTATGGTGAGCTGACCAGTGCTTACTGCCTGACGACTGACCCCGATAGCTCGGTGAAGAAAGACTACTTCCTGGCTGCCGGTCAACGCGGTATTCCTTGTGCGTTCATCGTTGGTAAAGATGGCCACATCGAATGGTTTGGTCACCCCATGGCCATGGACAAGACTCTGGAACTGGTTGTCACCGATCAATGGGATCGTGAAGCAGAACAAGCAGCCGGCGAGAAGATCGAAGCGATCACTCAAGCTGCTTCGCAAGCCGCTCAAACTGGTGACTACGCTAAGTTCGATGAGTTGCTGGCCGAACTCAAAGGCATGGATCTTCCTCCGGGAGCCGCTGAATCGGTACCTGGTCAGATCGAAATGCTCAGCCGCATCGAAATGATCTCGAAGTGCACCAATGCCCCTGCGGAAGTGGTTGCCATGCTGAAGGATAAGGGTGCCGACATGGAAACCCGCGACCTGGGCATCATGGCTTCGAGCATCGCCCGCAATAAGGACATCGATGCCGAACTGTTCACCACGCTCACTGGTTTGCTGGCCGATCGCCTGGAAGCTGGTCAAGACGCGTTGGCCCTGAGCAATCTGCTGGCCACGATGCATGCCGCTCAAGGCGACTGGGACAAGGCCATCGAGTTCCAAGAGAAGGCCGTCGAGGCCGCTGGCAGTGCTGGCCAAGCCAATTCGGCTCAGCTGAAGCGGATCATGGAGAGCACCCTCCAGCGGTACCAAGAAGAGAAAGCCAAAGAAGAAGCGACCACCGACGAAACCTAA
- a CDS encoding Hpt domain-containing protein, producing MSPQSVPATLRRSELGKLVDLFVSELPLRLSVIEQLVSANDRESLCRAAHQLKSSAGSYGFGDLCLYAGRVEALCRSSQTSQELLLEAVDELLDQAHRVAA from the coding sequence ATGTCTCCACAGTCGGTACCAGCTACACTACGGCGTTCAGAGCTCGGCAAACTCGTCGACTTGTTTGTCAGCGAATTACCACTTCGGTTGTCGGTAATCGAGCAGCTCGTCTCGGCCAACGATCGAGAGTCGCTCTGCCGAGCGGCCCACCAATTAAAGAGTTCAGCAGGCAGCTATGGTTTTGGCGACCTCTGCCTGTACGCTGGTCGCGTCGAGGCCTTGTGCCGCTCGTCGCAGACCTCGCAAGAACTGTTGCTCGAAGCGGTCGACGAGTTACTCGACCAAGCTCACCGAGTCGCTGCCTAA
- a CDS encoding SDR family NAD(P)-dependent oxidoreductase, which yields MPLTLDNRVALITGSTRGLGKVMALALARSGARVAMNFYGNQALAEESFADLQAIGGEHCLVRADVTDEQDVDRLVAEVADKIGPVDILVPNATCEQPLMPIEEYDWSFFQRMVDFFQKSPFLLTKACLPHMREQGWGRIVHITSEVYPGSWANFCPYASAKGGQTGLARSNAREFAPYGVTVNIIAPGWIPVERHAGATDEERADYLATAPMGKFGEPTDIANALLYLVSEEAHFVTGATLDVNGGRTIY from the coding sequence ATGCCGTTGACTCTGGATAATCGCGTTGCACTCATCACTGGCAGCACGCGAGGCTTGGGCAAGGTCATGGCCTTAGCGCTGGCTCGTAGTGGAGCCCGGGTGGCGATGAACTTCTATGGCAATCAAGCATTGGCCGAAGAGTCGTTCGCCGACTTGCAAGCGATCGGCGGGGAACATTGCCTGGTGCGAGCCGACGTGACCGACGAGCAGGACGTCGACCGACTCGTTGCCGAAGTGGCCGACAAGATCGGACCGGTCGATATCCTGGTGCCGAACGCCACGTGCGAACAACCATTGATGCCGATCGAGGAGTACGACTGGTCGTTTTTCCAACGGATGGTCGACTTCTTTCAGAAGAGCCCTTTTCTGCTCACCAAGGCCTGCTTGCCGCACATGCGCGAGCAAGGCTGGGGCCGCATTGTGCATATCACCAGCGAGGTTTACCCCGGCTCGTGGGCGAACTTCTGCCCTTACGCTTCGGCCAAGGGAGGCCAAACCGGTCTGGCGCGGAGCAACGCCCGCGAGTTTGCTCCCTATGGAGTCACGGTGAACATCATCGCGCCGGGCTGGATTCCGGTGGAACGCCACGCTGGTGCAACGGACGAAGAGCGAGCCGACTACTTGGCCACCGCTCCGATGGGCAAGTTCGGCGAACCAACCGACATCGCTAACGCGCTGCTTTATCTGGTAAGCGAGGAAGCCCACTTTGTGACCGGGGCCACTTTGGACGTGAACGGCGGCCGCACGATCTACTAG
- a CDS encoding FeoA family protein, producing the protein MSLPESPSPVPLPNAQTGGVFRVVRVDADGVDADRLKALGVCLGRRLSLVQAGDPLIVFVVGTRVGISSRLAETVFVELECLPQRANLQ; encoded by the coding sequence GTGTCCCTCCCTGAGTCCCCCTCCCCTGTTCCGCTACCGAACGCCCAAACTGGTGGTGTGTTTCGCGTGGTGCGCGTAGATGCCGATGGAGTCGACGCCGATCGACTGAAGGCGCTGGGAGTTTGCCTGGGACGACGACTTTCGCTGGTTCAAGCTGGCGACCCATTGATCGTATTCGTAGTCGGAACGCGAGTTGGTATTTCATCGCGTCTGGCGGAAACCGTGTTTGTAGAATTAGAGTGCCTTCCCCAACGGGCGAATCTCCAGTGA
- the feoB gene encoding ferrous iron transport protein B — translation MGNPNSGKTSLFNRLTGLRAHTANFSGTTVEHRRGRANLGSQMAEIIDLPGLYSLDATTLDERVASEIALGRGPVKPDALVLVVDATNLERNLFLASQLIESAGKSKLPVMVALNMTDLAAKHGVKIDAPQLAEDLGCQVVPVSARTGSGLEELKQRMGTLVDAPKVPQVDTLCQCNSCRGCAFSQRFDWAESIARRASGDPSVTLGRTTEKIDRVLTHKVVGLLAFAAVMFVTFWLIYSLATYPMHWIEALTAWAGETLSHWLPEGDLQSLLVDGVVGGVGGMLVFLPQICILFFMLALLEDSGYLSRAAFVMDRLMRRVGLPGKAFVPMLSAHACAIPAIMATRVIEDRRDRLATILVLPLLTCSARLPVYALVVALVFNDQPLMGATLFTAAYCLGITAALTVGWVFKKTLLKGDTRPLVIELPNYRRPSLRNALLQTFDRAMVFIQNAGTTILVIMVVLWAASTYPKTSVEDLPTEVQQQITQLESTGNSVGAERLLAQHASERSIAGRLGKAVEPVFAPLGFDWKVSVGVMTSFAAREAVVGTLSVLYGMGEDLDEKEMPQLTERLQQARHSDGSPVFTTATCLSLLVFYVLAMQCLPTQVVTRRETGKWSWAVLQFGYMTVLAYTGALITYQTAVFCGLG, via the coding sequence GTGGGAAATCCCAATTCGGGCAAAACCTCACTATTTAACCGCCTTACAGGACTTCGTGCCCACACCGCCAACTTCTCCGGCACCACGGTGGAGCACCGCCGCGGCCGGGCGAACCTCGGCTCGCAAATGGCCGAGATCATCGACCTGCCTGGGCTCTACAGTCTGGATGCGACCACGCTCGACGAGCGCGTCGCCAGCGAAATCGCCCTGGGACGTGGTCCGGTGAAGCCGGATGCGTTGGTACTGGTGGTCGACGCCACCAACCTGGAACGCAACCTGTTCCTGGCCAGCCAACTGATTGAGTCGGCCGGCAAATCGAAGCTACCAGTGATGGTCGCCTTGAACATGACCGACCTGGCGGCCAAGCACGGGGTGAAAATCGATGCCCCGCAGCTCGCGGAGGACCTCGGCTGCCAGGTGGTGCCGGTCTCGGCACGCACCGGCTCTGGCCTCGAAGAACTCAAACAGCGGATGGGCACCTTGGTCGATGCCCCCAAAGTCCCCCAAGTCGACACGCTATGCCAGTGCAATAGTTGCCGCGGTTGCGCTTTTTCGCAACGCTTCGACTGGGCCGAGTCGATCGCCCGCCGGGCTTCCGGCGATCCTTCCGTTACCTTGGGACGCACGACCGAGAAAATCGACCGCGTGCTCACCCACAAAGTGGTAGGACTCCTTGCCTTTGCGGCAGTGATGTTTGTTACCTTCTGGCTGATTTACAGCCTGGCCACCTATCCCATGCACTGGATCGAGGCACTCACTGCTTGGGCTGGCGAAACGCTCTCGCACTGGCTGCCGGAAGGCGACTTGCAAAGCCTGCTGGTCGACGGAGTTGTCGGCGGTGTCGGAGGCATGCTGGTTTTCCTGCCGCAAATCTGCATTCTGTTTTTCATGCTGGCACTGCTCGAGGATAGCGGTTACCTGTCGCGAGCAGCGTTTGTGATGGACCGCCTAATGCGGCGGGTCGGCCTTCCGGGCAAGGCCTTCGTACCGATGCTGTCGGCCCATGCTTGTGCAATTCCCGCGATCATGGCGACTCGAGTAATTGAGGACCGCCGCGACCGTTTGGCGACAATCCTGGTGTTGCCGCTGCTCACTTGCTCGGCTCGACTGCCGGTGTACGCATTGGTTGTCGCTCTGGTGTTCAACGATCAACCGCTTATGGGAGCCACGTTGTTCACCGCGGCTTACTGCCTGGGCATCACTGCGGCATTAACCGTGGGTTGGGTATTCAAGAAGACGCTCCTCAAAGGCGATACCCGCCCGCTAGTGATCGAACTACCCAATTACCGCCGCCCTTCGCTGCGCAACGCCTTGCTGCAGACTTTTGATCGGGCGATGGTGTTCATCCAAAACGCTGGCACCACCATTCTGGTGATCATGGTCGTGCTCTGGGCCGCATCGACGTATCCCAAGACTTCCGTCGAGGATCTGCCCACCGAAGTGCAACAGCAGATCACTCAGCTCGAAAGTACCGGCAACTCCGTCGGCGCAGAACGCTTGCTAGCACAACATGCGAGCGAACGTTCAATCGCCGGTCGATTGGGCAAAGCGGTCGAGCCGGTGTTCGCCCCCTTGGGGTTCGACTGGAAAGTGAGTGTCGGGGTGATGACTTCGTTCGCTGCCCGCGAAGCGGTGGTCGGAACGCTTTCGGTGCTCTACGGCATGGGCGAAGATCTTGACGAAAAGGAAATGCCGCAGCTTACCGAGCGGCTGCAACAGGCGAGGCACAGCGATGGCTCGCCTGTGTTCACGACGGCCACCTGCTTGAGCCTGTTGGTTTTCTACGTGCTGGCCATGCAGTGCCTTCCTACGCAGGTGGTTACCCGCCGCGAGACTGGCAAGTGGAGTTGGGCCGTGCTGCAGTTTGGGTACATGACCGTGCTGGCGTACACGGGTGCGCTGATCACCTATCAAACAGCCGTGTTCTGCGGACTGGGTTAG
- a CDS encoding carbon storage regulator: MLVLSRKESQRIRLGDSIVVTIVKIGGDKVRVGIEAPDNVLVLRDELETWDTEETPQPVVAEPSAA, translated from the coding sequence ATGTTAGTGCTTTCCCGTAAGGAATCGCAGAGAATTCGCCTAGGCGATTCGATCGTGGTTACCATCGTTAAGATCGGCGGCGATAAGGTTCGCGTCGGAATCGAGGCCCCGGACAACGTGCTGGTGCTGCGTGACGAACTTGAAACCTGGGATACCGAGGAAACCCCTCAACCCGTAGTTGCTGAACCTTCTGCAGCTTAA
- a CDS encoding DUF1501 domain-containing protein, giving the protein MSLPFQLPRRQFLAVGSLAGLGLSLGDFLFLRSAQASEGQTQLPEKAKSVIHIFLGGGMSSQETWDPKPYAPIEYRGELKAIDTKITGEKFSELMPQTAQVADKLTVIRSMTHGEAAHERGVHNMFTGYRPSPALVYPSMGSVVSHELGPRNNLPAYIAIPNQADPSAGTGYLSSSHAPFSLGAAPESSGFKVRDLSMPGNVDDSRYSRRRELLSLVNSDFTSRVNADNVTAMNTFYERAFDMVNSPQAREAFNLEAEEGNVRDRYGRNQAGARMLLARRLVEAGARFVTLTYGGWDHHAQITANMRRLVPDFDRAYATLISDLDERGLLDSTLVLVSSEFGRTPKINQDGGRDHWPKVFSVALAGGGVHRGAIVGSSGATASEPTDVPIGPEDLATTIYHQLGINAEKELIAPGARPIEIVKGGQVRREIVG; this is encoded by the coding sequence ATGTCGCTACCCTTTCAACTCCCCCGTCGTCAATTTCTTGCCGTCGGTTCTCTCGCAGGCCTTGGGCTTTCGCTGGGAGATTTTCTGTTCCTCCGTTCGGCTCAGGCTTCCGAGGGACAAACCCAACTTCCTGAAAAAGCCAAGAGTGTGATCCACATATTCCTCGGCGGTGGTATGTCGTCGCAGGAGACCTGGGACCCCAAACCATACGCTCCCATCGAGTACCGGGGTGAACTCAAGGCGATCGACACCAAGATCACCGGCGAGAAGTTCAGCGAACTGATGCCGCAAACCGCCCAGGTTGCCGATAAGCTCACCGTGATTCGCTCGATGACCCACGGCGAAGCCGCCCACGAGCGTGGCGTGCACAACATGTTTACCGGCTACCGCCCGAGCCCTGCGTTGGTGTACCCCAGCATGGGCAGCGTGGTGAGTCACGAGCTTGGCCCTCGTAACAATCTGCCAGCTTATATCGCGATTCCCAACCAGGCCGATCCCTCGGCCGGCACCGGTTACCTGAGTTCGTCGCACGCCCCGTTTAGTTTGGGTGCCGCACCAGAAAGCAGCGGTTTTAAGGTTCGCGATCTGAGTATGCCAGGCAACGTAGACGACTCTCGCTACAGTCGCCGTCGTGAGTTGCTGAGCCTGGTGAATAGCGACTTCACGTCGCGAGTGAATGCCGACAACGTAACCGCCATGAATACGTTCTACGAACGAGCGTTCGACATGGTGAACTCGCCGCAAGCGCGCGAAGCCTTCAATCTGGAAGCCGAAGAAGGTAATGTTCGCGATCGCTACGGACGCAACCAGGCCGGTGCCCGCATGTTGCTGGCTCGTCGGCTGGTCGAAGCCGGCGCACGCTTCGTCACCCTCACCTACGGCGGCTGGGATCACCACGCTCAGATCACCGCGAACATGCGACGACTGGTTCCCGATTTCGATCGGGCGTACGCGACATTGATTTCCGATCTCGATGAGCGTGGTCTGCTCGATTCAACCCTGGTGCTGGTCTCCAGTGAGTTTGGTCGCACTCCGAAAATCAATCAGGACGGTGGTCGTGACCACTGGCCCAAGGTGTTCAGCGTCGCCCTGGCTGGCGGTGGTGTCCATCGCGGTGCGATCGTTGGCTCGAGCGGTGCGACAGCTAGCGAGCCGACCGACGTGCCGATTGGCCCCGAGGATCTGGCCACCACGATCTACCATCAGCTTGGCATCAACGCCGAGAAAGAACTGATTGCTCCCGGCGCCCGCCCCATCGAAATCGTCAAGGGCGGCCAGGTACGCCGCGAGATCGTCGGCTAA
- a CDS encoding PPC domain-containing protein, producing the protein MRLVRLSVVLLIALLATTTYASDPLLQRLNPQGGQRGTEVVVSLLGPRLGLDPQEILWHDPGINVVNIERVDDNHTKATLSIPPDAHPGRYAMRLRTATGISSVMTFHVGTLPEIVEAEPNSNPLEPQEIAFGSVVNGVVQREDVDHFRFAAKAGERISVEVEGLRLGRTFFDPVIVLYDAAGTELARCDDWPTMRQDGCLSIIAPADGNYLVELRESAYRGDDNCTYRLHVGNFPRPLAVYPPGGRVGETIRVESFGDAKGPHAEELQLPSEPTSEFNYYARDDQGQAPSEFALHVVDTPVVGEAEPNDARDQATVGEAPGAFYGRIDKPGDRDHFRFKATKGQVYHIRLHARAIGSPMDSVLRIRKPDGANLASNDDDRGYPDSYVRFQVPEDGEYIAEIEDRLGRGGDTFTYWLEVLAATPIVDLDFDEQERYVAKLLDVPQGNRNGGVLRVGRRDTGGDLLFDWRDLPPGVSAEFPKLAGNYDRLPVIFSASPDAPLGQSLATVHARRADNDEAVTANFTQRNWMIRGQNNVDMWGYTSDTAVVAVTQKAPYSIRIEQPKAPLVQRGNKGLMIIAEREEGFDEAILVRLLYNPPGVSSNNSLRIKQGENEATIPVTANERASVGEWSIAVRGEANSQGKLVTATPLATLTISEPYVAMELPRPNVEQGQSVEFPITIEQHKPFEGEAKVELIGLPPGVTTEPATITSETSDLTFVLNAAGDARVGQHRSLFCRVTIIENGEPVEHSVGYGELRVDKPLPPEQTQQASR; encoded by the coding sequence ATGCGACTCGTTCGTCTTTCCGTGGTCCTGCTAATCGCCCTGTTGGCGACCACCACTTATGCATCCGACCCGCTGTTGCAGCGTCTGAATCCGCAAGGAGGTCAGCGCGGCACCGAAGTGGTGGTGTCGCTATTGGGTCCCCGTTTGGGGCTCGATCCACAAGAGATTCTTTGGCACGATCCTGGCATCAACGTCGTGAACATCGAGCGGGTCGACGACAACCACACCAAAGCAACGCTGTCGATTCCGCCCGACGCCCACCCGGGCCGCTATGCCATGCGACTGCGAACCGCCACTGGCATCTCCAGCGTCATGACCTTTCATGTCGGTACGCTTCCTGAAATCGTGGAGGCCGAACCAAACTCCAACCCGCTCGAGCCGCAAGAGATTGCGTTCGGTTCCGTGGTGAATGGAGTCGTCCAACGGGAAGATGTCGACCACTTTCGCTTTGCGGCCAAAGCGGGTGAGCGGATCTCGGTAGAGGTCGAAGGCCTACGGCTTGGACGTACGTTCTTCGATCCGGTGATTGTGCTCTACGATGCCGCAGGGACCGAACTCGCCCGCTGCGACGATTGGCCCACCATGCGACAAGACGGGTGCCTGTCGATCATTGCTCCGGCCGACGGAAACTACTTGGTGGAGTTGCGAGAGAGCGCGTATCGCGGCGACGACAATTGCACCTATCGACTACACGTAGGCAACTTCCCTCGTCCGCTGGCGGTCTATCCGCCAGGGGGGAGAGTCGGTGAGACCATTCGAGTGGAATCGTTCGGCGACGCCAAAGGCCCTCACGCAGAGGAGCTTCAATTGCCGAGCGAACCAACAAGCGAGTTCAATTACTACGCCCGCGACGATCAGGGACAAGCTCCTTCGGAGTTTGCTTTGCACGTGGTCGACACCCCGGTGGTTGGCGAAGCAGAACCGAACGACGCTCGCGACCAGGCGACCGTGGGGGAAGCTCCGGGAGCCTTCTACGGAAGAATCGACAAGCCCGGCGATCGCGACCATTTCCGCTTCAAGGCAACCAAAGGTCAGGTTTATCACATCCGGCTGCACGCTCGCGCGATCGGCTCGCCGATGGATTCGGTGCTTCGCATTCGTAAACCCGATGGAGCCAATCTCGCGAGCAACGACGACGACCGCGGCTATCCCGACAGCTACGTTCGCTTTCAAGTCCCAGAGGATGGCGAGTACATTGCCGAAATCGAAGATCGCCTCGGGCGTGGCGGCGACACTTTCACCTACTGGCTCGAAGTACTCGCGGCCACTCCGATTGTCGACTTGGATTTCGACGAGCAAGAGCGCTACGTAGCAAAACTGCTCGACGTCCCTCAGGGCAACCGCAACGGAGGTGTGTTGCGAGTCGGTCGCCGCGACACCGGCGGCGATCTGTTGTTCGACTGGCGCGATTTGCCGCCTGGCGTCTCGGCCGAGTTCCCCAAGCTGGCTGGCAACTACGATCGGCTGCCGGTAATTTTCTCGGCCAGCCCCGACGCCCCGCTAGGGCAGTCGCTCGCTACCGTGCACGCCCGCCGAGCAGATAACGACGAAGCAGTGACGGCGAATTTCACCCAACGCAACTGGATGATTCGCGGCCAGAACAATGTCGATATGTGGGGTTACACCAGCGATACCGCGGTAGTGGCGGTTACTCAGAAAGCCCCTTACTCGATCCGCATCGAACAACCAAAGGCACCGCTGGTGCAACGCGGCAACAAAGGGCTGATGATCATCGCCGAACGCGAGGAAGGCTTTGACGAGGCGATTCTCGTCCGCTTGCTCTATAACCCGCCAGGCGTGTCGAGCAACAATTCGCTACGTATCAAGCAAGGCGAAAACGAAGCGACCATTCCGGTCACCGCTAACGAGCGGGCTAGCGTCGGCGAGTGGAGCATTGCCGTCCGTGGCGAAGCCAATTCGCAAGGCAAGCTTGTCACCGCTACTCCACTGGCGACGCTCACGATCAGCGAGCCTTACGTCGCGATGGAACTGCCTCGCCCGAATGTGGAGCAAGGTCAAAGCGTCGAGTTCCCGATCACCATCGAGCAACATAAACCGTTCGAAGGCGAAGCCAAGGTAGAGCTCATCGGCCTCCCGCCTGGAGTGACGACCGAGCCGGCAACCATCACGAGCGAAACAAGCGACTTGACGTTTGTGCTCAACGCAGCGGGCGACGCCCGAGTGGGACAACACCGCAGCCTGTTCTGCCGAGTAACGATTATCGAAAACGGCGAACCTGTTGAACACTCCGTCGGCTACGGCGAACTTCGCGTCGACAAGCCGTTGCCCCCCGAACAAACCCAGCAAGCGTCGCGCTAG
- a CDS encoding DUF1549 domain-containing protein — MMTLQRIAASLLAFASLLVADPLRADEAKFVELTVYPANAALNHADDYQAVVAVAKRDDGISIDVTNQVEWQLDTAGDIAAFAESTLHPLANGAGQLRAKLGDLHASCQVTVSNVETTNPVSYRHDVIPVLVRAGCNSGACHGSARGKDGFMLSLFGFDPKADYDRLTRELSTRRINRALPDDSLLLVKAVGGVPHTGGKLFDHDTVYYGKLRSWIEQGVPNDLEGAPTVESVEFYPPRIVLEGTGTTQQFVAIANYSDGSTRDVTNLAVFSSNNDSVAKLDGAGIATSGARGEAFVMARFDTHTVGSQVIVLPDGLDYQAPETQPANYIDELVDSKLTDLRILPSETCSDAEFLRRLSIDTIGMLPTPEEVEQFVNDRTPDKRAKKIEELVARDEFSEIWALKLAELLMVRSEVNRVDYKAMFLYSQWLKKQIDDGVPLDQMVKDLLSASGSTFDTPQTNFYQIEPDTNKISENVAQSFLGIRMQCAQCHNHPFDRWTMDDYYGFTAFFSQINRKRGSDYREWMIYNRGAGEVNHPVSGQQVAPKFLGGEAPDTKGRDRREIMAEWVTSEENPWFAPNIANRVWAHFMGVGVVEPVDDFRVSNPASNPALLASLGDHLIDYRYDLRQLVRDICNSNAYQRSTVTNESNETDLRNFAHAVPRRLPAETLLDCVCQVTENPEKLPGLPLGSRAVEIADGRSGTYFLTTFGRAKRESVCACEVQTDPTLSQALHMLNGNTVHAKVQQGNLVGRMLDSGSTVDEVLDAIYLRCLARKPTEEERQQIAQIVGDTQKPKAELEDVFWAVLNSREFLFNH; from the coding sequence ATGATGACTCTCCAACGAATCGCAGCTTCACTCTTGGCGTTTGCTTCGCTCCTGGTAGCGGATCCCCTCCGCGCGGACGAAGCGAAGTTCGTCGAGCTAACGGTTTATCCGGCCAACGCCGCGCTGAATCATGCCGATGACTACCAGGCCGTGGTCGCGGTCGCCAAACGCGACGATGGCATCTCGATCGATGTCACCAACCAGGTCGAATGGCAACTCGACACCGCCGGCGACATTGCTGCTTTCGCCGAATCGACTCTCCACCCGCTAGCCAACGGAGCAGGACAACTGCGAGCCAAACTTGGCGACCTGCACGCCAGTTGCCAGGTGACGGTCAGCAACGTCGAGACCACCAACCCAGTCAGCTATCGTCACGACGTGATCCCCGTACTCGTGCGGGCGGGGTGCAACTCGGGTGCGTGCCATGGGTCGGCTCGCGGCAAAGATGGCTTCATGCTCTCGCTCTTCGGCTTTGATCCCAAGGCCGATTACGATCGCTTGACCCGCGAACTCTCGACTCGCCGGATCAATCGGGCACTGCCTGACGATAGCCTGCTGCTGGTCAAAGCGGTGGGAGGAGTCCCCCACACCGGCGGCAAGCTGTTTGACCACGACACGGTTTACTACGGGAAGCTCCGCTCGTGGATCGAGCAGGGCGTACCGAACGACTTGGAAGGTGCCCCAACCGTCGAGAGCGTGGAGTTCTATCCACCGCGGATCGTGCTCGAAGGCACCGGAACCACACAGCAATTCGTAGCGATCGCCAACTACAGCGACGGCTCCACCCGCGACGTTACCAATCTGGCCGTGTTCAGCTCCAACAACGACTCGGTCGCCAAGCTCGATGGGGCAGGCATTGCCACCTCCGGCGCCCGCGGCGAAGCCTTCGTCATGGCTCGCTTCGATACGCATACGGTCGGCAGCCAGGTGATCGTGCTCCCCGATGGACTCGACTACCAAGCACCCGAAACGCAACCTGCGAATTACATCGACGAGTTGGTCGATAGCAAGCTCACCGATCTACGCATATTGCCGAGCGAAACTTGTTCCGATGCCGAGTTTCTCCGTCGGTTGTCGATCGACACCATCGGCATGCTACCGACGCCTGAGGAGGTCGAACAGTTCGTCAACGACCGAACTCCCGACAAACGCGCGAAGAAGATCGAAGAACTGGTCGCCCGAGATGAGTTTTCTGAGATCTGGGCACTCAAGCTAGCCGAACTGTTAATGGTGCGATCGGAAGTGAATCGCGTGGATTACAAGGCCATGTTCTTGTACTCGCAATGGCTCAAGAAGCAGATCGACGACGGAGTGCCGCTGGATCAAATGGTCAAAGACCTGCTCTCGGCCAGCGGTTCGACGTTCGACACCCCTCAAACCAACTTCTACCAAATCGAGCCCGATACCAATAAGATCTCGGAGAACGTCGCCCAGTCGTTCCTCGGCATTCGCATGCAGTGCGCCCAGTGCCACAACCATCCGTTCGATCGTTGGACGATGGACGACTACTACGGATTCACCGCGTTCTTCTCGCAGATTAACCGCAAGCGTGGAAGCGACTATCGCGAATGGATGATCTACAACCGCGGTGCAGGCGAGGTGAATCACCCCGTTTCCGGGCAGCAGGTCGCTCCCAAGTTCCTCGGCGGCGAGGCCCCCGATACCAAGGGACGCGATCGCCGTGAAATCATGGCCGAATGGGTCACTAGCGAAGAGAATCCCTGGTTCGCTCCGAACATCGCTAACCGCGTGTGGGCCCACTTCATGGGGGTCGGCGTCGTGGAGCCGGTCGACGATTTCCGGGTGAGCAATCCCGCTTCGAACCCCGCGCTGCTCGCATCGCTGGGGGATCACCTGATTGATTATCGCTACGATCTGCGGCAACTCGTCCGCGATATCTGCAACTCCAACGCCTACCAGCGTTCCACGGTGACCAACGAGTCGAACGAAACCGATCTGCGAAACTTCGCTCACGCGGTGCCGAGAAGGCTCCCTGCCGAAACCTTGCTCGACTGCGTTTGCCAAGTGACCGAGAACCCCGAAAAGCTACCCGGCTTGCCCTTGGGATCGCGGGCGGTGGAAATCGCCGACGGCCGCTCCGGCACCTACTTCCTCACCACTTTCGGGCGGGCGAAGCGTGAGTCGGTCTGTGCGTGCGAAGTGCAAACCGATCCCACGTTGTCGCAGGCGTTGCACATGCTTAACGGCAACACCGTGCACGCAAAGGTGCAGCAAGGCAATCTTGTAGGCCGCATGCTCGACTCGGGCAGCACGGTCGACGAGGTGCTCGATGCCATCTACCTGCGATGCCTGGCTCGCAAACCAACCGAAGAGGAGCGACAACAAATCGCCCAAATCGTTGGTGACACGCAGAAACCAAAAGCAGAACTCGAGGACGTGTTCTGGGCGGTGCTCAACTCTCGCGAGTTCCTCTTCAACCATTAA